One part of the Haliotis asinina isolate JCU_RB_2024 chromosome 2, JCU_Hal_asi_v2, whole genome shotgun sequence genome encodes these proteins:
- the LOC137274623 gene encoding membrane-associated progesterone receptor component 1-like, whose protein sequence is MADSGNSEAGSGFLSKFLSELFGSPLNLALVGVCSFLVYKIWSSRRKHDPPTPREPELPPLKKQDFTHEQLREYDGKAKDGRILIAVNCKVFDVTRGKRFYGPGGPYGIFAGRDASRALATFSLGEEALRDDYDDLSDLNSMQMDSVREWEMQFTEKYVYIGKLLKPGELPTEYTDTEDEVNEDSKDKKEKKTD, encoded by the exons atggcggACTCAGGAAATTCGGAAGCGGGAAGCGGATTTTTATCCAAATTTTTGTCTGAATTATTTGGAAGTCCACTAAATCTGGCTTTAGTAGGCGTTTGTTCATTTCTTGTATACAAAATATGGTCAAGCAGAAGGAAGCATGACCCACCCACGCCTCGGGAACCTGAACTACCACCTCTGAAAAAGCAAGATTTCACACACGAGCAGTTGCGAGAATATGATGGAAAAGCTAAAGATGGACGTATCCTGATCGCTGTTAATTGCAAAGTGTTTGATGTCACGAGAGGAAAACGATTTTATGGCCCAG GTGGTCCATATGGCATCTTTGCGGGTCGCGATGCATCTCGGGCCCTGGCCACGTTCTCGCTAGGAGAGGAGGCACTGAGGGATGACTATGATGATCTCAGTGACCTTAACAGCATGCAGATGGACTCTGTTCGTGAATGGGAAATGCAGTTTACAG AAAAGTATGTGTATATTGGTAAGCTGTTGAAGCCTGGCGAGCTCCCCACTgagtacacagacacagaggaTGAGGTCAACGAGGACAGTAAAGATAAAAAGGAGAAGAAGACGGATTGA